In Mercenaria mercenaria strain notata unplaced genomic scaffold, MADL_Memer_1 contig_1820, whole genome shotgun sequence, a genomic segment contains:
- the LOC123552562 gene encoding uncharacterized protein LOC123552562 isoform X2 codes for MEAVIPGLPGYSDKLRVANFCALIVEFLKQKKEITPATVNGLNKKVNDLTRLCFKADMLLIYAEDDIELATTTQSDIQNANVQGNGISVELVDSFGTGKPKLSGLKNVFKEYIYVCIVVTKKLNYDEIARFTGEMLLVDSLYNAKGRVISVVTPDRKHEYNAHIEYKTLKPLRYDRGTDHATEQLKLLIQDASETVFKKPNANE; via the exons ATGGAAGCTGTTATCCCAGGTTTGCCAGGCTACAGTGACAAGTT ACGTGTAGCCAACTTCTGTGCATTGATCGTAGAATTTCTGAAGCAGAAAAAAGAGATCACACCCGCAACTGTAAACGGTCTTAACAAAAAGGTTAATG ATCTTACTCGACTCTGCTTTAAAGCAGACATGCTGTTGATATATGCAGAAGACGACATTGAGCTAGCCACGACGACACAATCGGATATACAAAATGCAAATGTACAAGGCAATGGTATTTCAGTAGAGCTTGTTGACAGTTTTGGAACTGGTAAACCAAAGTTATCGGGATTGAAAAATGTCTTCAAAGAGTATATTTATGTATGCATCGTTGTAACAAAGAAACTGAATTACGACGAAATTGCGCGTTTCACTGGCGAAATGTTACTCGTAGATTCGCTTTATAATGCTAAAGGAAGAGTCATTTCAGTTGTAACCCCAGATAGAAAACATGAATACAACGCGCATATTGAATATAAAACACTTAAACCATTGAGATACGACCGCGGAACGGACCATGCTACTGAGCAGTTGAAATTGCTAATCCAGGACGCAAGCGAAACGGTTTTCAAGAAACCGAATGCCAACGAGTGA
- the LOC123552562 gene encoding uncharacterized protein LOC123552562 isoform X1 — protein sequence MIIDYIKFLYYGNIYLCRIMLYTFIMYSDKYKQQTAQNVVSNGQQTAQNGTVFNQAVEGIISYLIAILTEFDSLFPGLKTYLNCQTEIEENDIKKLMEAVIPGLPGYSDKLRVANFCALIVEFLKQKKEITPATVNGLNKKVNDLTRLCFKADMLLIYAEDDIELATTTQSDIQNANVQGNGISVELVDSFGTGKPKLSGLKNVFKEYIYVCIVVTKKLNYDEIARFTGEMLLVDSLYNAKGRVISVVTPDRKHEYNAHIEYKTLKPLRYDRGTDHATEQLKLLIQDASETVFKKPNANE from the exons ATGATCATCGATTACATAAAATTTTTGTATTATGGCAACATTTATTTGTGTCGCATTATGCtgtatacatttattatgtattcAGATAAGTATAAACAACAGACGGCGCAAAATGTTGTATCGAATGGACAACAGACGGCGCAAAATGGAACTGTCTTTAACCAG GCAGTAGAGGGCATAATTTCCTATCTGATAGCTATACTTACCGAATTTGACAGTTTGTTTCCCGGGCTAAAGACATACTTGAACTGTCaaacagaaatagaagaaaatgatattaaaaaactGATGGAAGCTGTTATCCCAGGTTTGCCAGGCTACAGTGACAAGTT ACGTGTAGCCAACTTCTGTGCATTGATCGTAGAATTTCTGAAGCAGAAAAAAGAGATCACACCCGCAACTGTAAACGGTCTTAACAAAAAGGTTAATG ATCTTACTCGACTCTGCTTTAAAGCAGACATGCTGTTGATATATGCAGAAGACGACATTGAGCTAGCCACGACGACACAATCGGATATACAAAATGCAAATGTACAAGGCAATGGTATTTCAGTAGAGCTTGTTGACAGTTTTGGAACTGGTAAACCAAAGTTATCGGGATTGAAAAATGTCTTCAAAGAGTATATTTATGTATGCATCGTTGTAACAAAGAAACTGAATTACGACGAAATTGCGCGTTTCACTGGCGAAATGTTACTCGTAGATTCGCTTTATAATGCTAAAGGAAGAGTCATTTCAGTTGTAACCCCAGATAGAAAACATGAATACAACGCGCATATTGAATATAAAACACTTAAACCATTGAGATACGACCGCGGAACGGACCATGCTACTGAGCAGTTGAAATTGCTAATCCAGGACGCAAGCGAAACGGTTTTCAAGAAACCGAATGCCAACGAGTGA